A single window of Flavobacteriales bacterium DNA harbors:
- the rmuC gene encoding DNA recombination protein RmuC produces the protein MEFLYLLAGLVLGAVIARLYLRNTRQESSADQAQLEERARLSRQEADQTRQELNTARERIEHLTAERAKWEAHHEATEQKLKEHKEEMEKLREKMTQEFELVAGRILKQNTENFQESSQKKMTDILDPLKEKLKDFEQKVDTVHKESIRQNSTLAEQINGLKNLNEQMGKEAMNLANALKGDSKTQGDWGEVQLEMILEKAGLVKDTHYTTQSTYRDEEGKLKKPDFIINLPENKHMVIDAKVSLVAYERYHNDEGDDRETHLKNHILSIRNHIKELGEKNYQSLYHINTPDYVLMYIPIEPALTLALRHDNKLYDDALSRRIVLVTSSTLLATMRTVHFIWKQENLTRNVLEIARQGGAMYDKFVTFLLDLEKIEKALVTSQKAYHDAVAKINGHGGLMSRIEHLRKLGAKTTKDKSIPTAFKPQVINDPNLPEA, from the coding sequence ATGGAATTCCTCTATCTTCTGGCAGGACTCGTTCTCGGCGCTGTGATCGCCCGGCTGTACTTACGAAACACACGGCAGGAAAGCAGTGCAGATCAGGCTCAGCTGGAAGAAAGGGCACGACTGTCGCGCCAGGAAGCAGATCAAACGAGGCAGGAACTGAACACCGCCAGGGAACGAATCGAACATCTCACAGCAGAACGTGCCAAATGGGAAGCTCACCATGAAGCCACCGAACAGAAGCTGAAGGAACACAAGGAAGAAATGGAGAAGCTCCGGGAAAAAATGACCCAGGAGTTTGAACTGGTGGCGGGGCGCATCCTGAAACAAAACACCGAGAATTTCCAGGAATCCAGCCAGAAGAAGATGACCGACATCCTGGACCCGCTGAAGGAAAAACTGAAAGACTTCGAACAAAAGGTGGACACGGTGCACAAGGAAAGCATCCGGCAGAACTCCACGTTGGCGGAACAGATCAACGGCCTGAAAAACCTCAACGAGCAAATGGGAAAGGAAGCCATGAACCTTGCCAATGCTTTGAAGGGTGATTCCAAAACCCAGGGCGACTGGGGGGAAGTGCAATTGGAAATGATCCTGGAAAAGGCCGGACTGGTGAAAGACACGCACTATACCACGCAAAGCACCTACCGCGACGAAGAAGGCAAACTGAAAAAGCCGGATTTCATCATCAACCTGCCTGAGAACAAACACATGGTGATCGATGCCAAAGTCTCGCTGGTTGCCTATGAGAGATACCATAACGACGAGGGTGACGACAGGGAAACCCATCTGAAGAACCACATCCTCTCCATCCGGAACCACATCAAGGAACTGGGAGAAAAAAACTACCAGAGCTTGTATCACATCAACACACCCGACTACGTATTGATGTACATCCCCATTGAACCTGCACTTACCCTGGCACTGAGGCACGACAACAAGCTGTATGACGATGCACTGAGCCGGAGGATCGTGCTCGTGACCAGTTCCACACTGCTTGCCACCATGCGCACCGTGCACTTCATCTGGAAACAGGAAAACCTGACCCGCAATGTATTGGAGATCGCACGACAGGGAGGTGCGATGTACGATAAGTTCGTGACCTTTCTGCTGGACCTGGAAAAGATTGAAAAAGCCCTGGTTACCTCGCAGAAGGCTTACCACGATGCCGTTGCAAAAATCAACGGACACGGCGGACTGATGTCACGTATCGAGCACCTTCGTAAGTTGGGTGCCAAAACAACGAAAGACAAATCCATTCCCACCGCCTTCAAACCACAGGTCATCAACGACCCAAACCTGCCGGAAGCATGA
- a CDS encoding OsmC family protein, whose protein sequence is MATIETSYLGELRTEATHLKSGIRIITDAPTDNEGKGEAFSPTDLLAASLGSCMMTLMGIRSRKKGIHFSECRMDITKIMAANPRRVSEIHIVIDLSGQHFTDEEKSELEDAALNCPVALSIHPNIRQQVEFKYAN, encoded by the coding sequence ATGGCAACCATCGAAACCAGCTATCTGGGCGAATTGCGCACGGAAGCTACCCATCTGAAATCAGGAATCCGGATCATCACGGATGCTCCTACAGACAATGAAGGAAAAGGCGAGGCCTTCTCTCCCACCGATTTGCTTGCTGCTTCACTGGGAAGTTGCATGATGACCCTGATGGGAATACGTTCAAGAAAAAAAGGGATTCATTTCAGCGAATGCCGGATGGACATCACCAAGATCATGGCCGCCAATCCCCGAAGGGTATCTGAAATACACATTGTGATCGACCTGTCAGGCCAACATTTCACCGACGAAGAAAAATCGGAACTGGAAGATGCCGCATTGAACTGCCCGGTGGCATTGAGCATCCACCCGAACATACGGCAACAGGTGGAGTTTAAGTATGCAAACTGA
- a CDS encoding DUF4202 domain-containing protein, with translation MTATQNAFDRAVAQMDAVNATDPNRVSFNGAEYGDVQLHAKRLQQWIRKLNPHASEALLLASHCQHIRRWDIPRADFPMNRKGYLQWRSTLARHHADCSESILKEVGYDDDIIRQVRTINLKTNRATNPDVQTMEDALCLVFLEFEAARFAAGYADEKMMDILRKSWNKLSKRGREMALGLELDDHLASLIRRALEA, from the coding sequence ATGACCGCAACCCAGAATGCATTTGATCGCGCAGTGGCACAAATGGATGCCGTGAATGCGACCGATCCCAACCGGGTCAGTTTCAATGGTGCCGAATACGGCGATGTGCAACTGCATGCCAAGCGTTTGCAGCAATGGATCCGGAAGCTCAATCCGCATGCTTCCGAAGCCCTTCTGCTGGCATCGCATTGTCAGCACATCCGCAGATGGGATATCCCGCGTGCCGATTTTCCGATGAACAGGAAGGGATACCTGCAATGGAGGAGCACCCTGGCACGTCATCATGCCGATTGCTCCGAATCAATTTTGAAGGAGGTTGGTTATGATGACGATATCATTCGTCAGGTGCGTACCATCAACTTGAAAACAAACAGGGCCACCAACCCGGATGTGCAAACCATGGAGGATGCATTGTGCCTTGTTTTCCTGGAATTCGAAGCGGCAAGATTCGCTGCAGGATATGCCGATGAAAAGATGATGGATATTTTGCGTAAATCCTGGAACAAGCTAAGCAAAAGGGGGCGTGAGATGGCCCTCGGCCTTGAGCTGGATGATCATCTCGCCAGCCTGATCCGCCGCGCACTGGAAGCATAA
- a CDS encoding alpha/beta hydrolase, whose protein sequence is MNRLILLHGALGTGNQLTALAGALSPTHETSILTFHGHGNQASDPSPYSMKTFAGEIAGHIRELNWEQPAVFGYSMGGYAALYLAATQPGLTGHIFTYGTQFHWTPESAERECGMLNADKMEAKIPAFAAHLKEEHGDNHWKDVLMRTADMMRELGQNPPLQQQVLKQVTIPVDIMRGNQDRMVEAAPSEQVATWLSKGCFREWDGWGHPLNTIDPKEMATYINRRTAEMQ, encoded by the coding sequence ATGAACAGATTGATCTTGCTACACGGTGCGTTGGGAACCGGAAACCAACTGACAGCACTCGCCGGGGCATTGTCGCCCACGCATGAGACCAGCATTCTGACGTTCCACGGGCATGGCAATCAAGCCTCCGATCCAAGCCCTTACAGCATGAAAACCTTCGCCGGTGAGATCGCCGGGCATATACGGGAACTGAACTGGGAACAACCAGCTGTGTTCGGGTACAGCATGGGAGGATATGCCGCATTGTACCTGGCAGCTACCCAACCCGGACTAACCGGGCACATCTTCACTTATGGCACACAGTTTCACTGGACACCGGAGTCGGCCGAGCGGGAATGCGGGATGCTGAATGCAGACAAGATGGAAGCAAAGATCCCCGCTTTCGCTGCACACCTGAAAGAAGAACACGGCGACAATCACTGGAAGGATGTGTTGATGCGTACAGCAGACATGATGCGTGAATTGGGACAAAATCCTCCTTTACAGCAACAGGTATTGAAACAGGTAACCATTCCGGTGGATATCATGCGCGGAAACCAGGACCGGATGGTGGAAGCTGCGCCCTCCGAACAAGTGGCCACCTGGCTATCAAAAGGTTGTTTCAGGGAATGGGATGGATGGGGACATCCGTTGAACACGATTGATCCAAAGGAAATGGCAACCTACATCAACCGCCGAACGGCAGAAATGCAATAA
- a CDS encoding L,D-transpeptidase: MYTLLFSAHLLLQLLLLPTTATLPQDSNPGLIHAADSAFNKRYGHTPESYVIVSIRTQQLYVIRNHAIHVQYPISSSKFGTGSKKNSNQTPLGFHVVKEKFGEDIPLYGILKSRMYTGRQAEIIHEARSVNTDDVTTRILWLSGEDKGVNLGGEVDSHERFIYIHGTPEEGLIGQPASHGCIRMLNKDVIRVYDDIPVGTKVWITNQ; encoded by the coding sequence ATGTACACTTTGCTCTTCTCCGCACACTTGCTCTTGCAGTTGCTCTTGCTTCCCACAACAGCAACCCTGCCGCAAGACAGCAATCCAGGCCTGATCCACGCCGCAGATTCAGCCTTCAATAAACGATACGGCCACACACCCGAATCGTACGTCATTGTTTCAATCCGCACCCAACAACTCTATGTGATCAGGAACCACGCAATCCACGTTCAATATCCCATCTCTTCCTCGAAGTTCGGAACCGGAAGCAAAAAAAACAGCAACCAAACACCACTTGGATTTCATGTGGTAAAAGAAAAGTTCGGCGAGGATATACCTCTTTACGGAATTCTTAAATCCCGGATGTACACCGGCAGGCAGGCAGAGATCATTCACGAAGCCAGGTCGGTGAATACCGATGATGTCACCACACGCATCCTTTGGCTGTCCGGAGAAGACAAAGGCGTAAACCTGGGAGGAGAAGTGGATTCGCATGAACGGTTCATCTATATTCATGGCACCCCGGAGGAAGGGCTGATCGGACAACCCGCATCACACGGCTGCATCCGTATGCTGAATAAAGACGTGATCCGTGTATATGACGACATACCGGTGGGAACAAAGGTCTGGATCACCAACCAATAA
- a CDS encoding cold shock domain-containing protein, producing the protein MKKGTVKFFNESKGFGFINEEESKKEYFVHVTGLIDKIREGDAVEFELVEGKKGPNAVKVKVI; encoded by the coding sequence ATGAAAAAAGGAACAGTAAAATTCTTCAATGAATCGAAAGGATTTGGATTCATCAACGAAGAGGAATCAAAGAAAGAATACTTTGTGCATGTCACCGGTCTGATCGACAAGATCCGGGAAGGAGATGCCGTAGAGTTTGAACTGGTGGAAGGCAAAAAAGGCCCCAACGCCGTTAAAGTGAAAGTCATCTGA
- a CDS encoding CocE/NonD family hydrolase, with the protein MKYARKALRMAFLLSLFTASGWSQVLSPEVDSIPMRDGKKIAADVYLPTSGAAYPVILIQTPYNRLYYRLGLPLGIKKDLAGSPYAFVIIDWRCFYGSQSACVAQPNRGQDGYDVVEWIATQSWCNGKIGTWGPSALGKIQFQTAKENPPSLTCAVPLVAGSQFNYDEYYPGGCYRTEYVEQLDALGFGLSPLLKANPVKNLTWSVAEAANLYPASIHVPMLMIGGWYDHNVEVMMALFDTLKSGGDAAIHDRHRLVMGPWAHGGSGTAQVGTAQQGDLVYQAAAGWSDSLALAFLDYHLRGVANGWDATPEIRYFQMGTDTWLAESHWPPAGQTRTLYLHDDDTLRASTPANGNGKSFQYDPHDPSPTVGGPTLKQGLQQGPYDQAPVVENRGDSWVLSTPVLNEDLVIHGRVIANLFVSSDRTDTDICLRLTDVYPDERSMLVADQVLRMRFRNGYTVADTMLMTPGQVYPVEIAFPNTAITILKGHRLRFIITSANYPRFDLNLNNGGPMYTAGDTLTATNHIYAGGTYPSHLVIPSDPTTGIGVKPVRPLSPLQIHPNPSSERVEISWPASLLHGSVGSIRVYDLAGKLCKESSCTGSGYILEGGLTTGVYWIRVEGEGGIIYGKLIRY; encoded by the coding sequence ATGAAATACGCCCGAAAAGCACTGCGGATGGCTTTTTTGTTGTCGCTATTCACGGCAAGTGGATGGTCCCAGGTTCTGTCACCTGAGGTAGATTCGATCCCGATGAGGGACGGCAAAAAAATCGCCGCGGATGTGTACCTGCCAACGAGCGGGGCCGCGTATCCCGTGATCCTTATCCAAACACCTTACAACCGCCTCTACTACCGGTTGGGTTTGCCGCTGGGCATCAAGAAAGACCTTGCGGGTTCTCCATATGCCTTCGTGATCATTGACTGGAGATGCTTTTACGGCTCGCAGTCGGCCTGCGTGGCACAGCCGAACCGGGGACAAGACGGGTATGATGTGGTCGAATGGATTGCTACCCAAAGCTGGTGCAACGGAAAGATCGGTACGTGGGGTCCTTCGGCGTTGGGCAAAATCCAGTTTCAGACCGCGAAAGAAAATCCCCCTTCCCTGACCTGTGCCGTACCCCTGGTTGCGGGTTCCCAATTCAACTACGATGAGTATTACCCGGGGGGATGTTATCGCACCGAATACGTGGAACAACTGGATGCGCTCGGGTTCGGACTGTCGCCCCTGCTCAAAGCGAACCCGGTAAAGAACCTCACCTGGAGCGTGGCTGAGGCAGCGAACCTCTACCCCGCCTCGATTCATGTTCCCATGCTGATGATCGGAGGATGGTACGACCACAACGTGGAGGTGATGATGGCCCTGTTCGACACGCTGAAAAGCGGAGGTGATGCAGCGATTCATGACCGGCACCGGCTGGTGATGGGACCATGGGCACATGGGGGGTCGGGAACGGCGCAGGTAGGCACCGCTCAGCAGGGAGACCTGGTGTACCAGGCTGCAGCGGGATGGAGCGACTCCCTTGCACTCGCATTTCTGGATTACCACCTGAGGGGGGTCGCCAATGGTTGGGACGCCACCCCGGAGATCCGGTATTTCCAAATGGGAACAGACACATGGCTGGCAGAAAGCCACTGGCCTCCGGCCGGTCAAACACGCACACTGTACCTCCATGACGACGATACGCTGCGCGCCTCAACGCCGGCAAACGGCAATGGCAAATCGTTCCAATACGACCCGCACGACCCATCTCCAACGGTGGGTGGCCCCACACTGAAGCAAGGTCTGCAACAAGGACCGTACGATCAGGCCCCGGTTGTGGAAAACCGTGGAGACAGTTGGGTCTTAAGCACGCCGGTTCTGAATGAAGACCTGGTGATCCACGGACGTGTGATTGCCAACCTGTTCGTATCAAGTGATCGAACGGATACCGACATCTGCCTGCGCCTAACCGATGTATACCCTGACGAAAGATCGATGCTGGTTGCAGACCAGGTATTGCGCATGCGTTTCAGGAACGGGTATACAGTAGCAGATACCATGCTGATGACACCCGGCCAGGTGTATCCTGTGGAGATCGCCTTCCCTAACACCGCCATTACCATTTTGAAAGGGCACCGCCTGCGGTTCATCATTACCTCTGCCAACTACCCCCGGTTCGACCTCAACCTGAACAATGGCGGGCCGATGTATACGGCCGGTGATACCCTGACCGCAACCAACCATATTTATGCGGGAGGCACGTACCCTTCCCATCTTGTGATTCCGTCAGACCCGACCACCGGTATAGGAGTTAAGCCCGTCCGACCCTTGTCACCCCTGCAAATCCACCCCAACCCTTCATCAGAACGGGTTGAGATTTCATGGCCCGCATCCCTGTTGCATGGCAGCGTGGGAAGCATCAGGGTGTACGACCTGGCCGGAAAACTGTGTAAGGAATCTTCATGCACGGGATCGGGCTATATACTGGAGGGAGGATTGACCACAGGTGTATATTGGATCCGGGTGGAAGGTGAAGGAGGAATCATTTACGGAAAACTCATCCGGTACTGA
- a CDS encoding cupin domain-containing protein has protein sequence MTSFLNLSELKEWETIPGYKVKFVHTRNMTIAYYDVKAGSPFPEHSHVNEQVSTIIRGKFELVIEGESRIMTVGDVAVIPSGARHFGKALTDCRIMDVFYPVREDYAGRFKS, from the coding sequence ATGACATCGTTTTTGAACCTCAGCGAGCTGAAAGAGTGGGAAACCATTCCCGGGTATAAGGTGAAGTTTGTGCACACCCGGAACATGACCATTGCCTACTACGATGTGAAGGCCGGCTCACCGTTTCCGGAACACAGTCATGTCAACGAACAGGTATCAACCATTATCCGCGGAAAATTCGAACTGGTGATCGAAGGCGAGTCGCGCATCATGACGGTGGGGGATGTCGCCGTCATCCCATCAGGCGCCAGGCATTTCGGAAAAGCATTGACCGATTGCCGCATCATGGACGTGTTTTACCCGGTGCGTGAAGACTATGCCGGGCGCTTCAAAAGTTAG
- the rlmB gene encoding 23S rRNA (guanosine(2251)-2'-O)-methyltransferase RlmB: protein MKYPQHKPQQRFEGEEKDLVFGIRPVMEALLAGKEIDKLYVQKGLTGDGSKELLAKANEMGIHAHLVPKDRLDRITRKNHQGTVAFVSPIRFQSLESLIPMIYEKGETPLIILLDRITDVRNMGAVIRTAACAGAHAVVFPERGAARISNETVRTSAGAAFSIPLCRVGSLTGTVRFLSDSGLKVVACTEKANDSLFKVDMKGPVAIVLGSEEDGISPEVMKGTEAQGKIPMTGPISSLNVSVSAGIALFEAVRQRLAI, encoded by the coding sequence ATGAAATACCCCCAACACAAGCCACAGCAGCGTTTTGAAGGAGAAGAAAAAGACCTGGTATTCGGCATACGCCCGGTGATGGAAGCCCTGCTTGCCGGAAAAGAGATCGACAAACTGTATGTGCAGAAAGGATTAACCGGCGATGGCAGCAAAGAGCTCCTTGCGAAGGCCAACGAGATGGGCATCCATGCGCACCTGGTTCCGAAAGACCGGCTCGACCGGATCACACGCAAGAACCACCAGGGAACGGTGGCATTCGTTTCTCCCATTCGCTTTCAATCGCTGGAGTCGCTGATTCCCATGATTTATGAAAAGGGCGAAACGCCGCTGATTATCTTACTGGATCGCATCACCGACGTACGCAACATGGGCGCGGTGATTCGTACCGCCGCATGCGCCGGTGCCCACGCAGTGGTGTTTCCGGAGAGAGGTGCGGCGAGGATCAGCAATGAAACCGTTCGTACATCAGCAGGCGCTGCTTTTTCCATACCCTTGTGCAGGGTCGGCAGTCTGACCGGCACCGTGCGTTTTCTCAGCGACAGCGGCCTGAAAGTGGTTGCCTGCACCGAAAAGGCAAACGACAGCTTGTTCAAGGTAGATATGAAAGGTCCGGTGGCCATTGTATTGGGCTCCGAAGAAGACGGCATTTCACCTGAAGTCATGAAAGGTACAGAGGCCCAGGGAAAGATTCCCATGACGGGTCCCATATCATCGCTGAATGTTTCTGTTTCCGCCGGCATTGCCCTTTTTGAAGCGGTCCGGCAACGCCTGGCTATCTAA
- the ggt gene encoding gamma-glutamyltransferase produces MVVCAHPVAARIGREILQKGGNAVDAAVAVQAALAVCYPNAGNLGGGGFMVLRWNDGRTESLDFREKAPQKAHEDMFLDGQGYVIPELSLGSGLSSGVPGSVDGWAESHRKYGKLSWQEVIQPAIDIARNGFHITAMQAHEMNSLDSLFRVRNPQSNYFKHDQPWVKDDLLKQEDLAQCLERIRDQGRDGFYTGETAKQIIQTIHATGGIMTDVDLNTYQSVWRQPVIGAYKGRQIISMPPPSSGGIVLLQMLTMLEDQPLTSMGFQSPDYMHMLAEVERLAYADRAVHLGDPDYWDVPQKQLLDPIYLKERVKSIKPVATSSDSINAGVFIKESEQTTHLSIVDKEGNAVAVTTTLNASYGSKIFVKGCGFLLNNEMDDFSSKPGVPNLYGLTGGRANAIKGGKRMLSSMTPTIILKEGKLHMVLGSPGGSTIITSVMQTFLNVEEFGMSLQEAIDTPRFHHQWIPDEIQVEQGRFSWDVLHALEARGHNIYVREPIGRVDGIMVRADGKLEGAADPRGDDKAEGF; encoded by the coding sequence ATGGTGGTATGTGCCCATCCTGTGGCTGCACGCATCGGCAGGGAGATCCTGCAGAAAGGTGGCAATGCGGTGGATGCGGCGGTGGCGGTTCAGGCAGCATTGGCCGTATGCTACCCGAATGCCGGAAACCTGGGGGGCGGTGGATTCATGGTGCTGCGGTGGAACGATGGCCGTACCGAGTCATTGGATTTTCGTGAGAAGGCACCCCAGAAAGCGCATGAGGATATGTTCCTGGACGGACAAGGATATGTCATTCCCGAACTGAGCCTCGGGTCCGGACTTTCATCCGGCGTGCCCGGATCGGTGGATGGATGGGCAGAGTCGCACAGAAAATATGGTAAGCTTTCCTGGCAGGAAGTGATCCAACCTGCCATAGACATTGCCCGGAACGGTTTCCACATCACGGCCATGCAGGCACATGAGATGAACAGCCTCGACAGTTTGTTCCGTGTACGCAATCCCCAAAGCAACTATTTCAAGCATGATCAGCCCTGGGTGAAGGACGATCTGCTCAAACAGGAAGACCTGGCCCAATGCCTGGAACGCATCCGTGACCAGGGACGTGATGGTTTTTACACCGGAGAAACGGCCAAGCAAATCATCCAAACCATACATGCAACCGGTGGCATCATGACGGATGTGGACCTGAATACCTACCAGTCTGTATGGCGTCAGCCCGTTATCGGTGCGTACAAAGGACGTCAGATCATTTCCATGCCACCCCCGTCCAGCGGCGGAATCGTATTGCTGCAGATGCTAACGATGCTTGAAGATCAACCGCTGACTTCCATGGGCTTCCAAAGTCCTGACTACATGCACATGCTGGCCGAAGTGGAAAGACTGGCTTATGCGGACAGGGCTGTGCACCTCGGCGATCCGGATTACTGGGATGTACCCCAGAAGCAATTGCTTGACCCTATATACTTGAAAGAGCGGGTGAAAAGCATCAAGCCGGTTGCTACAAGTTCAGATTCTATCAATGCCGGGGTTTTTATCAAGGAAAGTGAGCAAACCACACACCTGTCGATTGTGGATAAGGAAGGCAATGCGGTGGCTGTCACCACCACCCTCAACGCGTCTTACGGTTCGAAAATATTTGTGAAAGGATGCGGTTTCCTGCTCAACAATGAAATGGATGACTTCAGTTCGAAGCCGGGTGTGCCCAACCTTTACGGGTTGACCGGCGGACGTGCCAATGCCATCAAGGGGGGGAAACGGATGCTCAGTTCCATGACGCCCACCATCATTCTTAAAGAAGGTAAACTTCATATGGTACTCGGTTCCCCGGGCGGATCCACCATCATTACATCGGTGATGCAAACCTTCCTGAATGTGGAAGAGTTCGGTATGTCACTCCAGGAGGCCATAGATACTCCACGATTCCATCACCAATGGATTCCCGATGAGATCCAGGTGGAACAAGGTCGTTTTTCATGGGACGTGTTGCATGCCCTCGAAGCCCGCGGGCACAACATTTATGTGCGCGAACCCATCGGAAGGGTGGATGGCATTATGGTACGTGCGGATGGAAAACTGGAGGGGGCGGCAGACCCCAGGGGAGATGATAAGGCCGAAGGGTTCTGA
- the ung gene encoding uracil-DNA glycosylase translates to MQTSLFNPTEAQPGPAPQLEPGWLQYLNQEFRKDYFLQLKNFLLEEKQKHTVYPPGAEIFNAFNLTPFDQVKAVIIGQDPYHGQGQANGLCFSVAPGIRVPPSLVNIFKEIRDDIGCPIPSNGDLRPWAEQGVLLLNATLTVRASSAGSHQNRGWETFTDEVIRTLSACKNNLVFLLWGRFAQAKSTLIDTGKHHILKAAHPSPFAAANGFFGCKHFSKTNEILRASGQKEIDWCLP, encoded by the coding sequence ATGCAAACCTCACTTTTCAATCCCACCGAAGCACAACCGGGTCCCGCCCCTCAGCTTGAACCCGGCTGGCTTCAGTATCTGAACCAGGAGTTCCGGAAGGACTACTTCCTCCAACTGAAAAACTTCCTCCTGGAAGAAAAGCAGAAACACACCGTGTACCCGCCCGGTGCCGAGATTTTTAATGCTTTCAACCTGACACCATTTGATCAGGTGAAGGCTGTGATCATCGGTCAGGATCCCTACCATGGGCAAGGACAGGCGAACGGCTTATGCTTTTCAGTGGCGCCCGGCATTCGGGTTCCGCCATCACTCGTAAACATCTTCAAGGAAATCCGTGATGACATAGGCTGCCCCATTCCATCCAACGGCGATCTGCGCCCATGGGCCGAACAGGGCGTGCTGCTGCTCAATGCCACCCTGACCGTGCGTGCATCGTCTGCGGGTTCCCACCAGAACCGGGGATGGGAAACTTTCACCGACGAGGTGATCCGAACACTTTCAGCGTGCAAAAACAATTTGGTATTTCTGCTTTGGGGACGTTTCGCCCAGGCCAAAAGTACACTGATTGATACAGGCAAGCACCACATCCTGAAAGCAGCACACCCTTCTCCTTTTGCAGCTGCCAATGGCTTTTTCGGATGTAAACATTTTTCCAAGACCAACGAAATCCTTCGCGCTTCAGGTCAAAAAGAGATCGATTGGTGCCTACCCTGA
- a CDS encoding GWxTD domain-containing protein: MKKHLTFACAVLSLILISGCKLPTRISSQNLSYIYKTEDQSIHPIFTVFHVNDSLTRIHYKLNSAELLYSKKNHDQYIANVTMHATLVDAYEYETIRDSLTHRIEHLGNNAVQQLITGTFNVHAVSGKNYLLAIKTTDVNRGESALSYIEVNKEKQAGAQYYRVLESRKNLDILRRYTGNDEEITIQSGIPNTDSLFVRFYDRDFPLPAPPFSIVNPKAFSYRADSVFYLPLNTEHKLTTTLHKTGFYHFQADSSTQNGITLYSFGDNYPKVANSEGLIGPLRYLTTQQEYDHMMGEANPRMAAEDFWRGSGGSDERSRDLMHKYYSRVENANRYFTSYIEGWKTDRGLIYIIFGPPNVLYKTSSGENWIYGEEHNALSLQFTFTKVDNPFSENDFTLNRSPMYKNSWYRAVDTWRQGRIY; encoded by the coding sequence ATGAAAAAACACCTGACTTTCGCATGCGCTGTTTTGTCGCTGATACTGATCAGCGGATGCAAACTACCCACCCGCATCAGCAGCCAGAACCTGTCTTACATATACAAAACGGAAGATCAATCCATCCACCCCATCTTCACCGTTTTTCATGTCAACGACTCCCTGACCCGGATCCACTACAAACTGAATTCCGCCGAACTCCTTTACAGCAAAAAGAACCACGATCAATACATTGCGAATGTGACGATGCATGCCACGCTGGTGGATGCATATGAATATGAAACGATCAGAGACAGCCTCACCCATCGGATCGAACACCTGGGTAACAATGCCGTTCAACAACTGATCACCGGAACATTCAACGTGCATGCCGTGTCCGGTAAAAACTACCTGCTGGCCATTAAAACCACCGACGTCAACCGGGGCGAATCCGCCTTGTCTTACATTGAGGTCAACAAAGAAAAACAGGCAGGAGCACAATATTACCGTGTGCTGGAATCCCGAAAAAATCTTGACATTCTGAGAAGATACACCGGCAACGACGAGGAGATCACCATTCAGAGCGGCATTCCCAATACCGATAGTTTGTTCGTGCGTTTCTATGATCGCGACTTTCCCCTTCCCGCCCCACCCTTCTCAATCGTGAACCCGAAAGCGTTCAGCTACCGCGCCGACAGCGTTTTCTACCTTCCGCTGAACACTGAGCACAAGCTCACAACCACGCTGCACAAAACAGGTTTTTATCATTTTCAAGCCGACAGCTCCACACAAAACGGCATCACCCTATACTCCTTCGGAGATAACTACCCAAAAGTGGCCAATTCCGAAGGGCTCATCGGTCCGCTCCGGTACCTGACCACCCAACAGGAATACGACCACATGATGGGCGAAGCCAATCCCCGCATGGCAGCGGAAGATTTCTGGAGAGGCAGCGGAGGCAGCGACGAACGCAGTCGCGACCTGATGCACAAATACTATTCACGGGTAGAAAATGCAAACCGCTATTTCACCTCTTACATCGAAGGTTGGAAAACCGACCGGGGTCTGATCTACATCATCTTCGGCCCACCCAATGTGCTGTACAAAACTTCATCCGGCGAGAACTGGATCTATGGGGAAGAACACAACGCCCTGTCGCTGCAATTCACGTTTACCAAAGTTGACAACCCATTTTCAGAAAACGATTTCACCCTGAACCGTTCCCCGATGTACAAGAACAGCTGGTACCGCGCAGTGGACACCTGGCGACAGGGCAGAATTTACTAG